In a single window of the Bos javanicus breed banteng chromosome 16, ARS-OSU_banteng_1.0, whole genome shotgun sequence genome:
- the RAB29 gene encoding ras-related protein Rab-7L1 isoform X2: MSSRDHLFKVLVVGDAAVGKTSLVQRYSQDSFSKHYKSTVGGQERFTSMTRLYYRDASACVIMFDVTNATTFSNSQKWKQDLDSKLTLPNGEPVPCLLLANKCDLSPWAVSRDQIDRFSKENGFTGWTETSVKENKNINEAMRVLIEKMMSNSREDMSLSTQGNYINLQTKPSSSWACC; encoded by the exons ATGAGCAGCCGCGACCACCTGTTCAAAGTGCTGGTGGTGGGGGACGCCGCGGTGGGCAAGACGTCCCTGGTGCAGCGATATTCCCAGGACAGCTTCAGCAAACACTACAAGTCCACGGTGGGAG GGCAGGAGCGCTTCACCTCTATGACCCGACTTTACTATCGGGATGCCTCTGCCTGTGTTATTATGTTTGATGTTACCAATGCCACTACCTTCAGCAACAGCCAGAAATGGAAACAAGACCTGGACAGCAAGCTCACACTGCCCAATGGAGAGCCAGTGCCCTGCCTGCTCTTAGCCAACAAG TGTGATCTATCCCCTTGGGCAGTGAGCCGAGACCAGATTGACCGGTTCAGTAAAGAGAATGGTTTCACAGGTTGGACAGAAACCTCGGTCAAGGagaacaaaaatattaatgagGCCATGAG agTCCTCATTGAAAAGATGATGAGCAATTCCAGAGAAGATATGTCTTTGTCTACCCAAGGGAACTACATCAACCTGCAAaccaagccctcctccagctGGGCCTGCTGCTAG
- the RAB29 gene encoding ras-related protein Rab-7L1 isoform X1 encodes MSSRDHLFKVLVVGDAAVGKTSLVQRYSQDSFSKHYKSTVGVDFALKVLQWSDSEMVRLQLWDIAGQERFTSMTRLYYRDASACVIMFDVTNATTFSNSQKWKQDLDSKLTLPNGEPVPCLLLANKCDLSPWAVSRDQIDRFSKENGFTGWTETSVKENKNINEAMRVLIEKMMSNSREDMSLSTQGNYINLQTKPSSSWACC; translated from the exons ATGAGCAGCCGCGACCACCTGTTCAAAGTGCTGGTGGTGGGGGACGCCGCGGTGGGCAAGACGTCCCTGGTGCAGCGATATTCCCAGGACAGCTTCAGCAAACACTACAAGTCCACGGTGGGAG tgGATTTTGCTCTGAAGGTTCTCCAGTGGTCTGACTCAGAGATGGTGCGCCTCCAGCTGTGGGATATTGCAG GGCAGGAGCGCTTCACCTCTATGACCCGACTTTACTATCGGGATGCCTCTGCCTGTGTTATTATGTTTGATGTTACCAATGCCACTACCTTCAGCAACAGCCAGAAATGGAAACAAGACCTGGACAGCAAGCTCACACTGCCCAATGGAGAGCCAGTGCCCTGCCTGCTCTTAGCCAACAAG TGTGATCTATCCCCTTGGGCAGTGAGCCGAGACCAGATTGACCGGTTCAGTAAAGAGAATGGTTTCACAGGTTGGACAGAAACCTCGGTCAAGGagaacaaaaatattaatgagGCCATGAG agTCCTCATTGAAAAGATGATGAGCAATTCCAGAGAAGATATGTCTTTGTCTACCCAAGGGAACTACATCAACCTGCAAaccaagccctcctccagctGGGCCTGCTGCTAG